The following coding sequences are from one Cryptococcus deuterogattii R265 chromosome 1, complete sequence window:
- a CDS encoding phosphatase activator: MAIPASSNPITSVAPNSNPITSVSPNNYAAAPLYPSPTNPQLLSRLNLDLRGTIFPVEREMLMLLPESVLLGLFPQGLILSKPASWEGGDDGIFTVDFDPECFRYIIDFWSKAQDSFYGSPTTSGLYHAQQRIPTVDALSDHSQNPLLSKQAIIVLREELEYFSITKPGAAARTDITTGLANEDLRVLKMNCGKALEEKKAIFAALERNVNNSANLAERHLIDMLCVSGFNRDDEWGYRACEPQRNVISSMALVLLKTGINHHEDNNDGSPEIDPVQMGTAQKLLLFWRKPARKCWWDSVEIDVPSSLDAKSDETISVKVWARRVWTLELSLI, from the exons ATGGCCATCCCAGCTTCGTCAAATCCAATCACCTCTGTCGCCCCGAACAGCAATCCCATCACATCCGTATCCCCAAATAACTATGCTGCCGCCCCGCTCTACCCCTCCCCCACAAACCCCCAGCTCCTCTCCCGCCTTAACCTAGATCTCAGGGGTACTATATTCCCTGTAGAAAGGGAAATGCTTATGCTTTTACCTGAGAGTGTTCTCCTGGGACTCTTTCCCCAGGGCTTGATTCTTAGCAAGCCGGCCAGTTGGGAAGGTGGGGATGATGGTATCTTTACCGTTGAT TTTGACCCTGAATGTTTTCGATACATTATTGATTTCTGGTCTAAAGCTCAGGACAGCTTCTATGGATCGCCCACCACGTCAGGTCTTTACCATGCTCAACAGCGCATCCCAACTGTCGATGCGCTTTCCGACCACTCTCAAAATCCGCTTCTGTCCAAACAAGCCATTATTGTCCTCCGTGAAGAACTGGAATacttctccatcaccaAACCAGGCGCGGCCGCACGGACTGATATCACAACAGGCTTAGCGAACGAAGATTTGCGCGTATTAAAAATGAACTGTGGCAAGgctttggaggagaagaaggctatTTTCGCTGCTCTGGAGAGGAATGTTAACAATTCGGCAAACTTGGCCGAACGACACCTCATTGACATGCTCTGTGTTAG CGGTTTTAATCGCGATGATGAATGGGGATACAGAGCTTGTGAGCCTCAGCGTAATGTAATATCCTCAATGGCACTCGTTCTTCTCAAGACAGGTATCAATCATCACGAGGATAACAACGATGGATCGCCTGAAATAGATCCCGTACAAATGGGTACGGCGCAAAagcttttgctcttctggAGGAAGCCTGCT AGAAAATGCTGGTGGGATTCTGTTGAAATTGACGTCCCCAGCAGTTTGGATGCCAAGTCAGACGAGACAATAAGCGTCAAAGTGTGGGCAAGGCGGGTATGGACCTTGGAGTTGTCTTTG ATCtaa
- a CDS encoding ubiquinol-cytochrome c reductase subunit 8 produces the protein MRPTAPAHSGMPGPKTYIGWWGDMGGPKQKGIKTYGLSPYRQRPLAGMLRAYIFNGSKRTMHQLPYVAPPLIFFYGVYYWAKNKYAYYNSKQGHFDHLIEEGVIKPGQYERPTVEPLAH, from the exons ATGAGGCCCACAGCTCCCGCCCACTCTGGCATGCCCGGAC CCAAGACCTAC ATCGGTTGGTGGGGTGACATGGGAGGACCCAAGCAAAAGGGTATCAAGACTTATG GTCTCTCTCCTTACCGTCAACGACCCCTTGCCGGTATGCTCCGTGCCTACATCTTCAACGGCTCCAAGCGAACCATGCACCAGCTTCCTTACGTCGCCCCCCCTCTTATTTTCT TCTACGGCGTCTACTACTGGGCTAAGAACAAGTACGCCTACTACAACTCTAAGCAGGGTCACTTTGACCACCTCATTGAGGAGGGTGTTATCAAGCCTGGACAGTACGAGAGGCCTACCGTTGAGCCTTTGGCTCATTAG
- a CDS encoding Fe-S cluster assembly protein DRE2: MPAPAPPIVPAHHSALATQVVLGSMERAPEYQAILTSLKSAAPPSSSVQGEMVDRILDNATTLPPPPLTIHLVLPLPLPSNLLPAIPPSTELFIHIPADSESQLGALHSALASHSFTPVLPTPSPSILAYTSPSTPSLPTVVSVPSPAPSGSASVTPGATRPLQLRRNGDKARKAALWAIDSPLLPDGGKSLLTPADLARPECVFPAENGKPVKRRRACKDCTCGLKELEQEEEAQTSAAVKEAQKAFFLEGDDDIPENLKKATEGMEGIWPVEKRAEAKKTSSCGSCYLGDAFRCASCPYLGLPPFKPGEKVQISIGDDI; the protein is encoded by the exons ATGCCTGCGCCCGCGCCCCCGATTGTTCCCGCCCACCATTCTGCACTCGCCACCCAGGTCGTGCTTGGCTCGATGGAAAGAGCTCCCGAGTACCAGGCGATCCTCACGAGTCTCAAATCTGCCGCGCCGCCTTCCTCGTCAGTGCAGGGCGAGATGGTAGACCGTATCTTGGATAACG CCACtactcttccccctccacctctcacTATCCACCTTGtcctgcctcttccccttccgtccaatctccttccagcTATTCCACCATCCACTGAACTATTCATACATATCCCGGCTGACTCTGAATCTCAACTTGGCGCCTTACATTCCGCTCTTGCTTCTCACTCATTCACTCCCGTCCTCCCTactccctctccatccatccttgCCTATACATCACCTAGCACCCCATCACTTCCTACCGTCGTATCTGTCCCCTCGCCTGCGCCGTCCGGCTCAGCGTCCGTCACTCCAGGTGCCACTCGTCCGTTACAGCTCCGTCGAAATGGCGACAAGGCTCGCAAAGCTGCTCTTTGGGCGATAGactctccacttcttcccgACGGTGGCAAATCGCTCTTGACTCCCGCAGATCTCGCCCGGCCAGAGTGTGTTTTCCCGGCAGAGAATGGGAAACCCGTGAAGCGACGTAGGGCATGCAAGGATTGCACTTGCGGGTTGAAGGAGCttgagcaggaggaggaggctcAGACTTCGGCAGCTGTCAAGGAGGCGCAAAAGGCATTCTTCTTGGAGGGCGACGATGACATACCAGAGAACCTGAAGAAGGCAACAGAGGGGATGGAAGGTATCTGGCcggtggagaagagagcggAAGCCAAAAAGACGAGTAGCTGTGGTAGCTGTTACCTGGGAGATGCGTTTAGGTGTGCTAGTTGTCCATATCTCG GTCTTCCTCCGTTTAAGCCAGGCGAGAAAGTCCAGATTTCCATTGGCGACGATATCTAA